The following are from one region of the Lytechinus pictus isolate F3 Inbred chromosome 4, Lp3.0, whole genome shotgun sequence genome:
- the LOC129259708 gene encoding hairy/enhancer-of-split related with YRPW motif protein 2-like, whose translation MACRYRNATIDKKFRIYVYQTKTKLYISLSLSLPLPLLQTVGVDEASLLETTVSFISSFSSSTSTTPDTHRRGGRHTDDSHAVEVSSHESDQTQDVSPTDAILAGFQDCMEETIRYLVDVEGFSPEDEVVVGLTAHLLQIRAKLDINNDATASTPWSSGRSSDGPTECEATTSTQTSPQETNTPSLALSTESINPPSLPTTSRTLPGGSVTRGLPPAHLMTPLTVDTNQYYALPSPLNRTALACAMKPSEPLLTVASTRPTHTVPALTSAAISSVSGHPLTATAPAAYSRHAAVTSQQQPPVQPPPQYQSVVSANGCLIPCVPASTSNQRPYGFNLNYVAPYVVAWVRPVQE comes from the exons ATGGCCTGTAGATACCGTAATGCAACTATTGATAAAAAATTTAGAATTTACGTTTATCAGACTAAAACTAAATTATAcatatccctctctctctctcttcctctccctctcttaCAGACCGTTGGTGTTGATGAGGCAAGCCTTTTGGAGACCACCGTATCATTCATCAGTTCGTTCTCAAGCTCGACGTCGACAACACCCGACACACATCGCCGTGGAGGGCGCCATACAG ATGACAGCCATGCCGTGGAAGTGTCGTCACATGAGTCAGATCAAACTCAGGATGTGTCTCCTACCGATGCCATCTTAGCTGGTTTCCAGGACTGCATGGAAGAGACGATCCGTTACTTAGTCGATGTCGAGGGTTTCTCTCCCGAAGACGAGGTCGTCGTCGGACTCACTGCCCATCTCTTGCAGATTCGTGCCAAACTGGACATTAATAACGACGCAACGGCATCGACCCCCTGGTCATCTGGACGTTCATCGGACGGACCAACTGAATGTGAAGCGACGACCAGCACACAAACATCACCTCAAGAAACCAATACCCCCTCCCTTGCCCTGTCAACAGAGTCCATCAATCCGCCATCTTTGCCAACTACGAGTAGGACATTACCTGGTGGGTCTGTAACCCGTGGGTTGCCCCCTGCTCATTTAATGACACCATTGACTGTTGATACAAATCAGTACTATGCCCTGCCGTCTCCGTTGAACCGTACCGCTTTGGCTTGCGCCATGAAGCCATCTGAACCTCTTTTAACGGTTGCCTCAACCCGACCCACTCACACCGTTCCGGCTCTGACATCTGCGGCTATTTCATCTGTCAGCGGTCATCCGCTAACCGCAACTGCACCCGCAGCGTATTCAAGGCACGCCGCGGTAACATCGCAACAGCAACCTCCGGTTCAACCGCCACCGCAGTACCAATCAGTTGTGTCAGCTAATGGATGTTTGATCCCTTGCGTTCCGGCGTCCACCTCTAATCAAAGACCGTATGGTTTCAACCTGAACTATGTTGCACCCTATGTAGTTGCATGGGTCAGACCTGTGCAGGAataa